A genomic segment from Verrucomicrobiia bacterium encodes:
- a CDS encoding TIM44-like domain-containing protein, whose amino-acid sequence MKTLTAIAFAFCLAAAPVWARGGGGCFEEGTPVLTPNGPVPIETLRVGDAVIGGRVEAIIRVQPEEYLEIDNGVHVTAEHPFQIAPGIFRMADRVFPKARRVSASHPAYNLLVSPSGTYIAGGFIVHNKGCFLPDTPILRADGTEAPIHEIRIGDKLLAFTPDGQVVRTTVRNILTHEVDEYLEVTTERTLLRVTVEHPFYVGEGTFKTLEALNVGDSVYAYDGHGLSAQKIISIVRVRSHTRVYNLQTDAPNTFFANSVAVHNKGGGGGGFGGGGFGGYHGGSGGGSGGDPTIFLIVVGVFVVIVIIQHASQGREDEDLDYVYSPSAVAQKAAKTSKLLEFIAKVDSNFKEDALQQRATEVFVKLQECWQAREYGPMQPLLMPDLYTAHCAQLQGLCRHHEINLIEGLQVQRVDIVNVRYTHEENQREFTVLITARARDYYVDDRDNHVLRGDDEPAQFQEFWTFQRQDGAWLLREIEQTRESDKLKEENVFEQFTDKGVAQVYGKTAGQEGPAGPWLEKPVETKATRIERLLNFLVQTDKLWDRQTMLERARQVFTDVMLAREAGDPTSVKDDELFPAVAVDLRQQIAKQRTAGLGIEYRNLCVRKAELILVRNFADNSRDEYTVRISAHAQKIIKRGGISVSQDEYVTPFMEYWTFGRLDGQWKLKEVVPPARGEEAVREENLDEDSGVAQLQWYYQQTRAT is encoded by the coding sequence ATGAAAACACTCACGGCCATTGCCTTTGCCTTCTGCCTGGCTGCTGCCCCAGTTTGGGCGCGCGGTGGCGGCGGGTGTTTCGAGGAAGGCACGCCCGTCCTCACTCCCAACGGTCCTGTTCCCATCGAAACTCTGCGTGTTGGCGATGCCGTAATCGGTGGACGAGTGGAGGCGATCATCCGCGTCCAACCCGAGGAGTATCTCGAGATTGACAATGGGGTGCACGTCACGGCCGAGCATCCTTTTCAAATCGCGCCCGGGATTTTCCGGATGGCCGATCGGGTGTTTCCGAAGGCCCGGCGGGTTAGCGCATCACATCCCGCGTACAATCTGTTGGTTAGCCCCAGCGGCACTTACATCGCGGGCGGGTTCATAGTTCACAACAAAGGCTGCTTCCTGCCGGATACGCCAATTTTGCGCGCGGATGGCACGGAAGCACCGATTCATGAAATCCGGATTGGTGATAAGCTTCTCGCATTCACGCCAGACGGACAAGTCGTCCGCACCACTGTCCGCAACATCCTGACGCACGAAGTGGATGAGTACCTTGAAGTGACGACAGAACGCACTCTCTTGCGTGTCACGGTGGAACATCCGTTTTACGTGGGCGAGGGGACTTTCAAAACGTTAGAGGCGTTGAATGTGGGGGACAGCGTGTACGCCTATGATGGACACGGCTTGAGCGCACAAAAGATCATTAGCATTGTCCGCGTGCGCTCACACACCCGTGTGTACAATTTGCAGACCGACGCACCCAACACGTTTTTCGCGAATAGCGTGGCCGTCCACAACAAAGGCGGCGGAGGGGGCGGATTTGGAGGCGGGGGTTTTGGCGGTTATCACGGAGGGTCCGGAGGCGGTTCGGGTGGCGATCCGACAATTTTTCTTATTGTCGTGGGTGTTTTCGTGGTGATTGTAATCATCCAACACGCCTCTCAAGGGAGAGAGGATGAAGACCTTGATTACGTGTACAGTCCGAGTGCGGTTGCGCAAAAGGCCGCGAAGACGAGCAAGTTGCTGGAGTTCATTGCGAAGGTCGATTCCAACTTCAAGGAAGACGCTCTCCAACAAAGGGCGACCGAAGTTTTTGTGAAGCTGCAGGAATGCTGGCAGGCCCGGGAGTACGGGCCGATGCAGCCGCTGCTGATGCCGGATTTATATACCGCGCACTGCGCGCAATTGCAGGGTTTGTGTCGCCATCATGAAATCAACCTCATAGAAGGCCTGCAGGTCCAGCGGGTGGACATTGTGAATGTTCGCTACACGCACGAAGAAAACCAGCGCGAGTTTACGGTGCTCATTACGGCACGCGCGAGGGATTATTATGTGGATGATCGTGACAACCATGTCCTGCGCGGGGACGACGAGCCGGCACAGTTCCAGGAGTTTTGGACATTTCAACGGCAAGACGGTGCGTGGTTACTGCGCGAGATTGAGCAGACCCGCGAGTCGGACAAGCTCAAGGAAGAGAATGTCTTCGAGCAGTTCACCGACAAGGGGGTTGCGCAGGTGTACGGCAAGACGGCGGGACAGGAAGGTCCTGCGGGTCCATGGTTGGAAAAACCCGTGGAAACGAAGGCCACGCGCATCGAACGGTTGCTGAACTTCCTGGTGCAAACGGACAAGTTATGGGACCGGCAGACGATGCTGGAGCGGGCGCGGCAGGTATTTACGGACGTGATGCTAGCGCGTGAAGCGGGCGACCCGACATCGGTAAAGGATGACGAATTGTTTCCCGCGGTGGCCGTGGATTTACGCCAGCAGATCGCCAAACAGCGGACGGCCGGGCTGGGCATCGAGTATCGCAATTTGTGCGTGCGAAAAGCGGAACTCATTCTCGTGCGCAACTTCGCGGATAATTCACGAGATGAATACACCGTGCGGATCAGCGCGCACGCGCAAAAAATAATCAAGCGGGGCGGGATCTCTGTCAGTCAGGACGAATACGTCACGCCATTTATGGAATACTGGACCTTCGGACGGCTCGATGGTCAGTGGAAGCTCAAGGAAGTGGTGCCGCCGGCGCGCGGTGAAGAAGCTGTTCGCGAGGAAAACCTTGATGAGGACAGCGGCGTAGCGCAGCTTCAGTGGTACTACCAGCAAACCCGGGCGACGTGA
- a CDS encoding tetratricopeptide repeat protein, with product MRKILCLALFAALASGCGRKSTGEDAFAKGTAYYKENKFDKAVPYFEQALTSMQTNALALNFLGVCRLKEGETAAGLANLQDAVRVDTNYVPARYNLALAQLEQGQADDAVKNLRQVAQSGSAPPDAHYQLGLAYMRVSAWGQAEESFKHHLQSNPNSADTLNCLGIVTARKHEFPVSKQYFERAIAADSKFATAYLNLASLENHQLGQKKEALAHYETYLGLLPKSEQREDVRLAMVQINQELAVAAKPPAHATELPAKPAKPPESPALLVAEVAPAPKPAAPPTETPPPKPVVLAPTPSITAPAVSSPPPPPVPVKKVRTPVTSKVLKPGNRTKATAYYNEGVKYQQSQPATAIADYARAIAADPTFFKPYYNLGIAYATAGQPERAMENYELALIADPNSADARFNYAILLQEQGYTDDAITQFERILAGNPGDASAHLSLGGLYAHDRATYAKARDHYQTFLKLSPNSPLARDIRRWLDQNH from the coding sequence ATGAGAAAGATTTTGTGTCTCGCCTTGTTCGCCGCGCTCGCCTCCGGCTGCGGTCGTAAATCCACCGGCGAAGATGCGTTCGCAAAAGGGACCGCCTATTACAAGGAGAACAAATTCGATAAGGCCGTCCCCTACTTCGAGCAGGCGCTGACCTCCATGCAGACCAATGCTCTCGCGTTGAATTTCCTCGGCGTCTGCCGCCTTAAGGAAGGCGAAACGGCGGCGGGTCTGGCAAATCTGCAGGATGCCGTGAGGGTTGATACCAATTACGTTCCGGCGCGCTACAACCTCGCCCTCGCGCAACTCGAACAGGGGCAGGCTGACGATGCCGTGAAGAACCTTCGTCAAGTGGCGCAGAGCGGTTCCGCGCCCCCGGACGCCCACTACCAGCTCGGCCTTGCCTACATGCGTGTGTCCGCGTGGGGGCAGGCCGAGGAGTCCTTCAAGCACCACTTGCAATCCAATCCAAATTCCGCCGACACGCTCAACTGCCTTGGCATCGTCACCGCCCGTAAGCATGAGTTCCCTGTATCCAAACAGTACTTCGAACGGGCCATCGCCGCCGATTCAAAATTCGCCACGGCATACTTGAACCTCGCGTCTCTCGAAAATCACCAACTTGGCCAGAAAAAAGAGGCCCTTGCGCACTACGAAACATATCTCGGTCTGCTCCCCAAGTCAGAGCAGCGCGAGGACGTTCGTCTTGCCATGGTACAAATCAATCAGGAATTGGCTGTCGCAGCGAAGCCACCGGCGCATGCGACCGAATTACCAGCGAAGCCGGCCAAGCCTCCGGAATCGCCTGCCCTCCTTGTTGCCGAAGTCGCTCCGGCTCCCAAGCCCGCCGCTCCGCCAACCGAGACCCCGCCGCCGAAACCGGTGGTTCTGGCCCCGACGCCATCCATCACCGCGCCAGCGGTTTCATCACCACCTCCACCGCCTGTGCCGGTTAAAAAAGTGCGCACGCCCGTTACCAGCAAGGTGCTCAAGCCTGGCAACCGCACAAAAGCGACGGCTTACTACAACGAAGGTGTAAAATACCAACAGAGCCAACCCGCGACGGCGATTGCCGATTACGCCAGGGCTATTGCCGCCGACCCAACGTTCTTTAAGCCGTACTACAACCTCGGTATCGCCTACGCCACGGCCGGTCAGCCCGAGCGGGCGATGGAGAATTACGAACTGGCCCTCATCGCCGACCCGAACTCTGCGGACGCACGCTTCAACTATGCGATCCTGTTGCAGGAACAGGGCTACACCGACGACGCCATCACGCAATTCGAAAGGATCCTCGCGGGAAATCCCGGCGACGCGTCCGCCCACCTGTCGCTCGGCGGTCTCTACGCCCACGACCGCGCCACCTATGCGAAGGCGCGCGACCACTACCAGACATTTCTGAAACTCTCGCCGAATTCCCCGCTGGCTCGTGACATCCGCCGCTGGCTCGACCAGAATCATTGA
- the trpE gene encoding anthranilate synthase component I translates to MFTPSKAEFLEYAKRGNLIPVYREIIADAETPVSAYQKLLKTGPSFLLESVEGGERIGRYSFIGTNPSTVIRVAQRSGDDALRAVELEMSRYKPVTLPGLPRFTGGAVGFIGYEYIHQIEPSVPRPLRDDLGTPTLCFMITDTILIFDRVSQTIKIVANAHVEGDAAHAYTRACSQIDRLLAQLAQPLASPPLEFRKDAPDVPVESNMTTERYAGMVAQAQEYIKAGDIIQVVLAQRFQTPVKSTALDVYRALRSVNPSPYMFLLDFGDFQLVGASPEVHVRCEDGKVEIRPIAGTRWRGKTPEEDERLAKDLLADEKERAEHLMLVDLARNDIGRVCDFGSVRVPEFMVIEKYSHVMHIVSGVEGKLQKGRSSYDLMRATFPAGTVSGAPKIRAMQIIGEQEQTQRGPYAGAVGYFSFNGNVDSCITLRTALLKDGVAYVQAGGGIVADSDPKYEFQETVNKSKAMLKAIALAQTFR, encoded by the coding sequence ATGTTTACTCCGTCGAAAGCTGAGTTCCTGGAATACGCGAAGCGCGGGAATTTGATTCCCGTGTATCGCGAGATTATTGCCGACGCGGAGACGCCCGTATCGGCCTATCAAAAGTTGCTCAAGACGGGGCCGTCGTTCCTATTGGAGTCTGTGGAGGGCGGGGAGCGTATCGGGCGGTATTCGTTCATCGGCACGAACCCGAGCACGGTCATCCGCGTTGCCCAGCGCAGTGGCGATGATGCGTTGCGCGCCGTGGAATTGGAAATGTCCCGGTACAAACCCGTCACTCTGCCGGGATTGCCACGGTTCACCGGTGGCGCGGTTGGGTTCATCGGCTACGAATACATCCACCAGATTGAGCCGAGTGTCCCGCGTCCGTTGCGTGACGACCTTGGCACGCCGACGCTCTGTTTTATGATTACTGACACGATCCTGATTTTCGACCGTGTCAGCCAGACCATTAAGATCGTCGCCAACGCGCACGTGGAAGGCGACGCCGCGCACGCCTACACGCGCGCCTGCTCACAGATTGATCGGCTCTTGGCGCAACTGGCGCAACCCCTGGCCTCGCCGCCGTTGGAATTCCGAAAGGATGCTCCTGACGTCCCGGTCGAGTCAAATATGACAACGGAGCGTTATGCCGGGATGGTGGCGCAGGCGCAGGAATACATCAAAGCAGGGGACATTATCCAGGTGGTGCTGGCCCAACGGTTCCAAACGCCTGTGAAGTCCACGGCCCTCGATGTCTATCGGGCCCTGCGGTCCGTCAATCCATCGCCCTACATGTTCCTGCTCGATTTCGGAGACTTCCAGCTTGTGGGCGCGTCGCCGGAAGTGCACGTGCGCTGCGAAGACGGCAAAGTGGAGATTCGCCCCATCGCCGGCACGCGCTGGCGCGGGAAAACGCCCGAGGAAGACGAGCGTTTGGCGAAGGATTTATTGGCGGATGAAAAAGAACGCGCCGAGCACCTGATGCTCGTGGACCTGGCGCGCAACGATATCGGACGCGTGTGCGACTTTGGCAGCGTGCGTGTGCCCGAATTCATGGTGATCGAGAAATACTCGCACGTGATGCATATCGTCAGCGGCGTGGAAGGGAAGCTGCAAAAGGGCCGGTCCTCATACGACCTGATGCGCGCGACGTTCCCGGCGGGGACGGTCAGTGGCGCGCCGAAGATTCGTGCGATGCAGATCATCGGCGAGCAGGAACAAACGCAACGCGGGCCGTACGCGGGCGCGGTGGGCTACTTCAGTTTCAACGGCAACGTCGATAGTTGCATCACCTTGCGGACGGCACTGCTGAAAGATGGGGTCGCTTATGTCCAGGCTGGCGGTGGCATCGTGGCGGACAGTGACCCGAAGTATGAGTTCCAGGAAACCGTCAACAAGTCCAAGGCCATGCTCAAAGCGATTGCGTTGGCCCAGACGTTTCGGTGA